One genomic window of Punica granatum isolate Tunisia-2019 chromosome 1, ASM765513v2, whole genome shotgun sequence includes the following:
- the LOC116205681 gene encoding uncharacterized protein LOC116205681 encodes MGPKCARRGRRRYRTAGNLADQNEPITEDQVSQAPQEAAEAPRNQDPPIHQTLAAMTRLVEQQAQLIEQQTAFFKRQAAQPSASTSHMEQQLTPYERFRKYGPSSFSGSADPIEAENWIAGMERIFSIMEVSDTQRVALATFMLEGDAQYWWEATQRRLDPNSSHVITWAEFTQAFYNKCGIKGHVQRNCKQLIVAASSSASVGNRPLVVRGRGQMSSNKGVQSQGGGSMVSSAGQTNRPMTQGRVFTLTKRDAEATPTVVTATPIGESVVVGEVYRSCRLQLGDKEMLVDLIPLSIWDFDVILGMDWLASHYASVECYKKEVIFRIPNEPEFKFHGDQLGVPFNVISSLEVTKLLKMGCEGYLAHVVATKVDSLKLSEIPIVCEFPDVFPDDLPSLPPDREIEFTIELEPVTVRNKYPLPRIDDLFDQLRGATVFSKIDLRSGYYQLKIKDSDVPKTAFRTRYGHYEFLVMPFGLTNAPAAFMDLMNRVFQPYLDRFVVVFIDDILVYSRNRAPLTRLTRKSVKFEWTDECEQSFQELKKRLTTAPVLIIPSTDEGFVIYSDASHQGLGCVLMQCGRVVAYASRQLRNHEKNYPTHDLELAASLKYLFTQKELNLRQRRWMELIKDYDCTINYHPGKANVVADALSRKSSARLAGMWSVHNTLINELRSLEVKLEATSSGTLMAIYDVKPVLIDRIREAQQLDPFLVEMKNKIKEGRVKEGKKFEFLLKEDDTLMFGNRICIPDDVELKREILAQAHSSPYAMHPGSTKMYYNLKRSYWGYNMKKEIAEFVSKCLVCQQVKAEHQHPSGLLQPLPVPEWKWEKITMDFVSGLPRTRRGHNSIWVIVDKLTKSAHFLPVKTTFCADQLAQLFIKEIVRLHGVPVSIVSDRGSYFTSKYWNSFVTALGTKLNLTTVFHPESDWQSERTIQTLEDMLRACVIEFQGSWDDYLPLMEFAYNNSYQSSIGMAPYESLYGRACRTPLCWNEVGERQLTGPEIVDLTAEKVKVIREVLKTAQGRQKNYADKLRNDLEFQQRDRVFLKVSLWKGILRFGKKGKLSPRYIGPYEILERIGKVAYRLALPPELFRIHNMFHVSMLRKYIPDPSHVLSYQPVELNEDLTYEEEPVEILDRKEQVLRTKKIPLVKVLWKSHSRKEATWEPEDSMRVKYPYLFPISGSSLLPWELEEEEQWLSWAGMAGATVRSPDRS; translated from the exons ATGGGACCCAAATGTGCGAGGCGGGGTCGACGTAGGTACCGTACAGCCGGGAATTTAGCTGATCAGAATGAGCCTATAACAGAAGATcaagtgtctcaagctcctcaagaagcTGCTGAGGCTCCCAGGAATCAAGATCCGCCAATCCACCAAACATTAGCCGCCATGACTCGCCTAGTTGAGCAGCAAGCGCAACTAATTGAGCAACAAACGGCTTTCTTCAAGAGGCAAGCAGCACAGCCGAGTGCATCCACATCTCACATGGAGCAACAACTGACGCCGTATGAAAGgtttaggaaatatggtccatctaGTTTTTCGGGAAGTGCTGATCCTATAGAAGCGGAGAATTGGATAgctggaatggaaagaattttctcaatcatggaggtttcagacaCCCAACGTGTGGCACTCGCAACATTTatgctagaaggggatgcTCAGTACTGGTGGGAGGCTACTCAGAGACGACTGGACCCGAACTCCTCACACGTTATCACTTGGGCTGAGTTtacgcaagcattttataacaa ATGTGGCATAAAGGGACATGTACAAAGGAACTGTAAGCAGCTTATAGTTGCGGCATCTAGCAGTGCTAGTGTGGGCAATAGGCCATTGGTGGTGAGAGGCCGTGGGCAGATGAGTAGCAATAAAGGTGTGCAAAGCCAAGGGGGCGGATCGATGGTGAGCTCAGCAGGCCAGACAaatagaccaatgacgcagGGTAGAGTGTTCACCTTAACGAAGCGGGATGCAGAAGCTACTCCTACTGTTGTGACGG CTACACCGATCGGGGAAAGTGTGGTAGTTGGGGAAGTGTATCGCAGTTGTAGGCTACAGTTAGGGGATAAGGAAATGTtagtagatttaatacccttaagcatttgggattttgatgttatcctcgggatggattggcttgcttctcactatgcttcggtggagtgttacaagaaggaggttatctttagaataccgaatgagcctgaatttaagtttcatggagatcagttgggtgttccattcaatgttatatcatccCTCGAGGtgacgaaacttttgaaaatggGGTGTGAGggatatttggcacatgtgGTTGCTACCAAGGTCGACTCACTGAAACTTAGTGAAATTCCAATAGTCTGCGAGTTTCCAGATGTTTTTCCAGATGATTTGCCTAGCCTTCCGCCtgatagagagattgagtttactataGAGTTGGAGCCCG TTACGgtgcgcaataaatatcctttacctaggatagatgacttgtttgaccagctccgaggtgctaccgtcttctcgaagatcgatcttagatcgggatactaccagctgaagatcaaggactctgatgtgcccaagactgcttttcgcacacggtatggacattatgaattccttgtgatgccttttgggttaacaaatgctccagcagcttttatggatttaatgaatagagtcttccagccatatcttgatcggtttgtggtggttttcatcgatgatatattggtatactcgaggaaccg TGCTCCCCTGACTCGGTTAACGCGGAAGagtgtgaagtttgaatggacagatgagtgtgagcaaagtttccaggagttgaagaagagattgacTACTGCCCCGGTGCTCATTATTCCGTCCACGGATGAGGGATTTGTGATCtatagtgatgcatcccatcaaggcttaGGCTGTGTATTAATGCAATGTGGCAGAGTGGTGGCTTATGCATCTAGGCAACTAAGGAACCATGAGAAGAATTACCCAACgcatgatcttgaattggcagcT agtttgaaatatttgtttactcagaaagaactcaacttgagacagaggagatggatggaactaatcaaagattatgattgcacgatcaactatcatccaggAAAGGCAAATGTTGTGGCAGATGCACTGAGTCGgaaatcatcagcaagatTAGCTGGTATGTGGAGTGTTCACAACACACTTATTAATGAGTTGAGGTCATTAGAAGTTAAATTAGAGGCGACCAGTTCTGGAACATTGATGGCTATTTATGATGTGAAACCAGTGTTAATTGATCGAATTCGAGAAGCGCAACAATTAGATCCATTTTTggtagagatgaaaaacaaaattaaggAAGGCAGAGTGAAAGaaggcaagaagtttgaatttcttttgaaagaggatgacacactCATGTTTGGGAATCGAATTTGTATACCTGATGACGTTGAGTTAAAGAGAGAAATTCTAGCACAGGCTCATAGCTCACCGTATGCGATGCACCCCGGAAGTACtaagatgtattataatttgaagagaagctATTGGgggtataacatgaaaaaggagatagctgaATTTGTTTCCaagtgtctagtatgtcaACAAGTTAAAGCGGAACATCAACACCCATCCGGGTTATTACAACCTCTTCcggtacctgaatggaaatgggagaagatcaccatggattttgtctcggGACTTCCACGAACACGAAGAGGGCATAATTCTATATGGGTGATCGTTGATAAACTGACTAAATCTGCTCACTTCCTACCAGTTAAAACGACATTTTGTGCTGACCAATTGGCGCAATTGTTCATTaaagagattgtgaggttgcacggTGTGCCGGTATCTATAGTATCAGACAGAGGTTcctattttacttccaagtactggaatagttttgttacgGCTCTGGGCACGAAGTTGAATTTGACCACTGTTTTTCATCCCGAATCAGACTGGCAAagcgaaaggaccattcaaacattggaggatatgttaagagcgtgtgttatagaatttcaaggcagctgggatgactaccttcctttgatggaattcgcctataataacagttatcaatctagtattggaatggcaCCATATGAGTCGCTTTATGGTCGGGCTTGTCGAACACCTTTGTGTTGGAATgaagttggagagaggcaattaactggaccggAAATAGTCGACTTAACAGCTGAAAAGGTCAAGGTTATCCGAGAAGTATTAAAGACCGCTCAAGGGCgacaaaaaaattatgcagATAAACTAAGAAATGACCTCGAGTTTCAGCAAAGagatcgagttttcttaaaagTATCACTGTGGAAGGGTATTCTAagatttggcaagaaaggaaagcttagtcccagatatatcgggccatacgagattctggagcgcattgggaaggtggcatacCGGCTGGCTCTACCCCCTGAACTATTCCGTATTCATAACAtgtttcatgtgtcaatgttgcgtaagtatataccaGACCCATCCCATGTTctgagttatcaaccggtggagcTAAATGAAGACTTGACATATGAAGAAGAGCCAGTGGAGATTTTAGATAGAAAAGAGCAGGTCCTTCGAACCAAGAAAATTCCCttagtaaaggtgttgtggaagagtcattcgAGAAAAGAAGCCACTTgggaacccgaggattctatgagagtcAAATATCCATATCTTTTCccgatatcag